A portion of the Gossypium arboreum isolate Shixiya-1 chromosome 8, ASM2569848v2, whole genome shotgun sequence genome contains these proteins:
- the LOC108469959 gene encoding probable transmembrane GTPase FZO-like, chloroplastic, which yields MIPLLSLRSPASPSSALFHFSPSPPFSSRFTKSPFRRFLPPTKPSLSTNSFSSTSQQLGPQGPQNQQAPRTLFPGGYKRPEIKVPNFVLQLDPDDVLADDNALDFIDKAVSKWVGLVVLNGGEGSGGRVYEAARSLKAVVKDRAYLLIAERVDIAAAVGASGVVLSDQGLPAIVARNTMMDSKSDSVFLPLVARTVQSSDSALNASSSEGADFLIYDLGQEEHVNMAMKTVYENVKIPIFVVNNNSQAEVPSYTELTKIFKSGASGVVLSLEDLRLITDDVLSQFFNIVYTTNNKRQDESIDELEMAEINRGSHQKVGVAGFIKVEDREKQLIEKERSVLTEAINVFQKAAPLMEEISLLIDAVAQIDEPFLLAIVGEFNSGKSTVINALLGERYLTEGVIPTTNEITFLRYSELDRKDMQRCERHPDGQLICYLPAPILKEMNIVDTPGTNVILQRQQRLTEEFVPRADLLFFVISADRPLTESEVTFLCYTQQWKKKVVFVLNKSDLYRNTQELEEAISFIKENTKKLLNTEDVTLYPVAARLVLEEKLSATSDDGKKYREIVFTESNWKTSSFYKLENFLYSFLDGSTSRGMERMKLKLGTPIAIAERILSACETLNRKDCESAEQDLSSANEIIDSVKEYVIKMENESISWRRRTLSAIDATKSRTLELIESTLQLSNLDVVASFLLKGESSTTLPATSRIQNEILGPAIADTQNLLGDYVTWLQSNNAREGRAYKESFEKKWPSITFSDKNYPLETYEMLRKLDELSLRAIENLSANATSKQFEREVREVFLETFGGLGAAGLSASLLTSILPTTLEDLLALGLCSAGGFIAISNFPARRQGIIEKVKKTADALGQELEDAMQKDLQETTQNLEKFVRIIGEPYRDAAQNRLDKLLEVNDELSNVRGTLKMLQVEIQNLHVS from the exons CCTTTCCCTCCGGTCCCCCGCCTCTCCCTCCTCCGCTCTTTTCCACTTCAGCCCATCTCCTCCTTTCTCCTCTCGCTTTACTAAATCCCCTTTTCGCCGCTTTCTTCCTCCGACGAAACCCTCCCTTTCCACCAATTCTTTCAGCTCTACTTCCCAACAGCTTGGACCCCAAGGCCCTCAAAACCAGCAGGCTCCCAGAACTCTATTCCCTGGTGGCTACAAACGTCCGGAGATCAAGGTCCCTAATTTTGTTCTCCAGTTGGACCCCGACGACGTCTTGGCTGACGACAATGCGCTCGATTTCATTGACAAGGCCGTCTCCAAATGGGTTGGTCTTGTAGTGCTCAATGGTGGTGAAGGAAGTGGCGGCAGGGTTTATGAAGCTGCCCGTTCGTTAAAAGCGGTTGTTAAAGATCGCGCTTATCTTTTGATCGCGGAGCGCGTTGACATTGCCGCCGCTGTCGGTGCTAGTGGCGTGGTCCTCTCTGATCAAG GCCTTCCTGCCATAGTCGCAAGAAACACCATGATGGATTCAAAATCAGATTCTGTCTTTCTCCCTTTGGTAGCTAGGACCGTGCAATCTTCAGATTCTGCTTTAAATGCTTCAAGTTCTGAAGGTGCTGATTTTCTTATATATGATCTGGGTCAAGAAGAGCACGTCAATATGGCAATGAAGACTGTTTATGAAAATGTGAAGATACCGATCTTTGTTGTTAATAATAATTCACAAGCAGAGGTTCCATCATATACTGAGTTGACCAAGATTTTCAAATCAGGTGCTAGTGGTGTAGTTTTGTCATTGGAAGATTTGAGGTTGATTACCGATGATGTTTTGAGCCAGTTTTTTAACATTGTATATACAACTAATAACAAACGCCAGGATGAGAGCATCGATGAACTAGAAATGGCGGAAATCAATCGTGGCTCTCACCAGAAAGTGGGTGTGGCTGGTTTTATTAAAGTGGAAGATAGAGAAAAACAACTTATCGAGAAGGAGAGATCAGTGTTAACCGAAGCAATAAATGTCTTCCAGAAAGCTGCACCTCTG ATGGAGGAGATTTCACTTCTTATTGATGCTGTTGCTCAGATTGATGAGCCATTTCTACTGGCTATAGTG GGTGAGTTCAATTCTGGTAAATCCACTGTCATTAATGCTCTTCTTGGGGAAAGATACCTCACGGAGGGGGTTATTCCCACGACTAATGAAATCACTTTTTTGCGCTATTCTGAGTTGGACCGGAAGGATATGCAGCGTTGTGAAAGGCACCCAGATGGTCAACTAATATGTTACCTTCCTGCTCCAATTCTTAAAGAA ATGAATATTGTCGATACACCAGGGACCAATGTGATTCTTCAAAGGCAACAGCGCCTGACTGAGGAATTTGTGCCTCGTGCCGATTTGCTCTTTTTTGTTATTTCTGCAGATCGCCCATTAACTGAGAGTGAG gtTACTTTTCTTTGTTATACTCAGCAGTGGAAGAAGAAAGTTGTGTTTGTTTTGAATAAATCTGATCTTTATCGGAATACGCAAGAG CTAGAGGAGGCAATATCGTTCATCAAAGAGAATACAAAGAAGTTGCTAAACACAGAAGACGTGACATTATATCCAGTGGCTGCACGATTAGTTCTTGAAGAAAAGCTTTCAGCTACTTCTGATGATGGAAAAAAATATAGAGAAATAGTGTTCACTGAATCAAATTGGAAAACCAGTAGCTTTTACAAGCTTGAAAACTTCTTGTATAGTTTTTTAGATGGATCAACTAGTAGAGGAATGGAGAGAATGAAGCTCAAACTTGGAACACCAATTGCAATTGCTGAGCGAATACTTTCTGCTTGTGAAACTCTTAATAGAAAAGATTGTGAGTCTGCAGAGCAGGACTTGTCTTCTGCAAATGAAATTATTGATAGCGTGAAAGAGTATGTAATAAAGATGGAAAATGAAAGCATCTCTTGGAGAAGACGAACTTTGTCAGCG ATTGATGCTACAAAATCACGTACTCTGGAGCTCATAGAATCTACCTTACAGCTATCGAATCTTGATGTTGTGGCTTCCTTTTTACTCAAGGGGGAATCGTCCACCACACTGCCCGCCACTTCAAGGATTCAAAATGAAATACTTGGTCCTGCCATTGCTGATACACAA AACTTACTTGGAGATTATGTGACATGGTTACAATCAAATAATGCACGTGAAGGAAGGGCTTATAAGGAATCTTTTGAGAAAAAATGGCCCTCCATTACCTTCTCGGACAAAAATTATCCTCTGGAGACCTATGAAATGCTGAGAAAGTTGGATGAACTCAGCTTGAGAGCGATAGAGAACTTAAGTGCCAATGCTACTTCCAAACAATTTGAACGAGAAGTTCGTGAAGTG TTCTTGGAGACTTTTGGTGGACTTGGAGCAGCTGGTTTGTCAGCTTCACTTCTAACATCTATATTACCTACCACCTTAGAAGATCTTCTTGCTCTCGGCCTGTGTTCTGCTGGCGG GTTTATAGCCATTTCAAATTTCCCAGCCCGTAGACAAGGAATAATAGAAAAGGTGAAAAAGACAGCAGATGCTTTAGGACAAGAGCTTGAAGATGCAATGCAGAAGGATCTTCAAGAAACCACCCAGAATTTggaaaagtttgtaagaattatcGGGGAGCCTTATCGAGATGCTGCGCAAAATAGACTGGACAAACTTCTAGAGGTAAATGATGAACTATCAAATGTGAGGGGAACACTTAAAATGCTGCAAGTAGAAATTCAAAATCTTCATGTATCATAA